A single window of Treponema denticola ATCC 35405 DNA harbors:
- the trxA gene encoding thioredoxin TrxA, giving the protein MIELTKENFEQEVHQSKGVTFVDFWSDGCVPCKQLMPDVHAMAERHAGKAKFCSFNIDGARRVAMKEQVLGLPTMLIYIDGERKDSVTGSDLTINQIEEMVKKYI; this is encoded by the coding sequence ATGATTGAATTGACAAAAGAAAATTTTGAACAAGAAGTTCATCAGTCAAAGGGTGTAACCTTTGTAGATTTTTGGTCGGACGGATGCGTTCCCTGTAAACAATTAATGCCGGATGTTCACGCAATGGCAGAACGCCATGCCGGAAAGGCAAAGTTTTGCTCATTCAATATTGACGGTGCAAGACGCGTTGCTATGAAAGAGCAGGTTTTAGGTCTTCCCACAATGCTCATCTATATTGACGGTGAGAGAAAAGACAGCGTTACCGGAAGCGATTTGACCATTAATCAAATCGAAGAGATGGTAAAAAAATACATCTAA
- the grdA gene encoding glycine/sarcosine/betaine reductase complex selenoprotein A, with the protein MVDLKTKKVIIIGDRDGVPGEAIKLCAESAGAEVVYAATECFVUTSAGAMDLENQKRVKDLAEKYGPENVIVLLGGAEAESSGLACETVTVGDPTFAGPLAGVSLGLLCYHVAEPEIKSQIDPAVYEEQVSMMEMVMDVNAIIAEISEYRNKGCKFL; encoded by the coding sequence ATGGTTGATTTGAAAACCAAAAAAGTCATCATCATTGGTGACCGAGACGGCGTTCCCGGGGAGGCTATTAAGCTCTGTGCAGAATCGGCAGGTGCTGAGGTTGTATATGCTGCAACCGAATGCTTTGTCTGAACAAGCGCAGGAGCAATGGACTTGGAAAACCAAAAGCGAGTCAAGGATTTAGCTGAAAAATACGGTCCTGAGAACGTAATCGTTCTTTTGGGCGGTGCAGAAGCCGAATCTTCAGGTTTAGCCTGCGAAACTGTTACAGTAGGCGACCCGACTTTTGCAGGTCCATTGGCTGGAGTCTCGTTGGGACTCTTGTGCTATCACGTGGCAGAACCGGAAATTAAGAGCCAAATAGACCCTGCGGTCTATGAAGAGCAGGTAAGCATGATGGAAATGGTTATGGACGTCAATGCTATTATCGCGGAAATTTCGGAATACCGAAATAAAGGCTGCAAATTCCTGTAA
- a CDS encoding ABC transporter ATP-binding protein has translation MDLFKLKQLDVGYGNSVIVGNVEIELQHGQILCLMGPNGSGKSTIIKTITQHIKKLGGKVFIGEEDIEKLSNIEQAKKMSVVLTDRINPHLMTAEEIVATGRYPHTNKFGKMTEADYIAVDDAIKIVDGEVLKHKEFLSLSDGEKQRIMIARAICQEADLIILDEPTSFLDIRYKIDLLGILRTLARKKNKIIILSLHELDLIPKIADKIILILDKDNYLYGTPEEIISDTSIRKAFDIKNGSYNTLLGNIELARRDTSSKIFVVGGEGKGIPVYRLLNKYEINFNSGILFENDLDTPIAKALSTNHLTQNSFETINDKIFDEAKLVIEKSEIIIDCGASFNGINSRNLDLIKYAEELNKKILSLKERQEYADYTYCNTFSQLLKTIKCLSK, from the coding sequence ATGGATCTATTTAAATTAAAACAGCTTGATGTCGGATACGGTAATTCCGTTATCGTCGGGAATGTTGAGATAGAATTACAGCACGGACAAATACTTTGCCTTATGGGGCCTAACGGCTCAGGTAAGTCAACAATAATCAAAACAATTACACAACATATAAAAAAATTGGGCGGAAAAGTTTTTATAGGTGAAGAAGATATTGAAAAACTCAGTAATATAGAACAAGCAAAAAAAATGAGTGTAGTCTTGACCGACAGGATAAATCCTCATCTTATGACTGCCGAAGAAATCGTTGCAACAGGTAGATACCCTCACACAAATAAATTCGGAAAAATGACGGAAGCAGATTACATAGCTGTTGATGATGCAATAAAAATCGTAGACGGAGAGGTATTAAAACACAAAGAATTTCTTTCGTTAAGCGATGGTGAAAAACAGCGAATAATGATTGCACGAGCGATTTGTCAAGAAGCTGACTTAATAATTCTTGACGAACCGACTTCTTTTTTGGATATCAGATATAAAATTGACCTTTTGGGAATCTTACGAACCTTGGCCCGTAAAAAAAACAAGATTATCATTCTTTCCTTACACGAACTTGATTTGATACCTAAGATTGCAGATAAAATCATTTTAATTTTGGACAAGGATAATTACCTATACGGCACACCGGAAGAAATTATAAGCGATACATCAATTCGTAAGGCCTTTGATATCAAAAACGGTTCATATAATACCCTCTTAGGAAATATAGAACTGGCACGCCGAGATACCTCCTCTAAAATTTTTGTTGTCGGAGGTGAAGGCAAAGGAATTCCTGTATATCGGCTGCTCAATAAGTATGAAATCAATTTTAACTCAGGTATACTCTTTGAAAATGATTTGGATACGCCAATAGCAAAAGCACTAAGTACAAACCATCTGACTCAAAATTCTTTTGAAACTATAAACGATAAAATATTTGATGAAGCAAAACTCGTGATCGAAAAATCAGAAATTATTATAGATTGCGGTGCATCTTTTAACGGTATAAATAGTAGAAATTTAGATTTAATAAAATATGCAGAAGAATTAAACAAAAAAATTCTCTCCTTAAAAGAAAGACAAGAGTATGCTGATTATACTTATTGTAATACCTTTTCACAATTATTAAAGACCATTAAATGTTTAAGCAAATAA
- a CDS encoding FecCD family ABC transporter permease produces MNTEKKKRIIIVFIFLSILFIFAVLINIVSGSVSFSLKDILDICIGERTPSTLEYNVLFKIRFPRILAAILFGIALSISGFLLQTFFRNPIAGPYVLGISSGARLFVGFIILTNFTFNIALNSLFLVFLASAIGSLLSMLLVLVFAKRVRDISILIVVGIMIGYIASAGTNFMIAFASDYKIAGLTMWSMGSFSGITWKMIRISSIIIIPSVIGVFCLSKPLQAYLLGENYAKSMGVNIKNFRLVLIFLSSILSACVTGFAGPISFVGIAVPHLTRLTVSTSQPKILIPAVTLMGASFCLLSDYFARTLFAPTELSLSTITSMIGAPIVIWLMVGKNKKYGSI; encoded by the coding sequence ATGAATACCGAAAAGAAAAAGCGGATTATTATAGTTTTTATATTCCTATCAATTTTATTTATATTTGCGGTATTAATAAATATTGTTTCAGGTTCCGTATCTTTTAGTTTAAAAGATATTTTGGATATCTGTATAGGAGAAAGAACTCCAAGCACCTTAGAATATAATGTTTTATTTAAAATACGTTTTCCGAGGATTCTTGCTGCTATTCTTTTCGGTATTGCCTTATCAATATCGGGATTTTTATTACAAACTTTTTTTAGGAACCCTATAGCAGGGCCTTATGTATTAGGGATTTCCTCAGGTGCACGCCTTTTTGTAGGATTTATAATTTTAACTAATTTTACATTTAACATTGCCCTTAATTCCCTCTTCTTAGTATTTTTAGCCTCTGCCATAGGAAGTCTTTTATCAATGCTTTTGGTATTAGTCTTTGCAAAACGGGTAAGAGATATTTCAATATTAATTGTTGTAGGTATTATGATAGGTTACATAGCCTCTGCAGGAACTAATTTTATGATAGCTTTTGCTTCCGATTATAAAATTGCGGGCCTTACTATGTGGTCGATGGGCAGTTTTTCAGGTATCACATGGAAGATGATTCGGATTTCAAGTATAATTATTATTCCTTCCGTAATCGGAGTATTCTGTTTGTCAAAGCCATTACAAGCTTACCTCCTCGGAGAAAACTATGCAAAAAGCATGGGAGTTAATATTAAAAATTTCAGACTGGTCCTTATTTTTCTATCGAGCATTCTTTCTGCCTGCGTTACAGGCTTTGCAGGGCCAATATCCTTTGTAGGTATAGCAGTCCCGCATTTAACCCGCCTTACAGTTTCAACCTCACAGCCTAAAATACTGATACCGGCAGTTACATTGATGGGCGCCAGTTTTTGTCTTTTAAGTGATTATTTTGCCAGAACCTTATTTGCACCAACAGAGCTGAGTCTCAGTACAATTACATCCATGATAGGAGCTCCCATTGTAATTTGGCTAATGGTAGGAAAAAATAAAAAATATGGATCTATTTAA
- a CDS encoding ABC transporter substrate-binding protein, with protein MKKRIIVWFAAILMLSFTSAWAKGSQEATGKMGLKKIGQLELKYAKSFSVDYYEQGIKKYKDVEGREVWFVPRGKTIEGGENLNVIETPVKSLVILSTVHATLLRPIGELDKVTGTSVQSDTWKIPEIKKGMDDGKIKFVGSKNALDYEMLHALNADAILLTYENMARTPGIISKFNELGLKWIGVSNHQEADPRARLEWIKFAGEITGKEKEANKYYERELAKINAVEEMNKKSANKTTFASAFMSKDIFYVRNAGDYNVKMFEILGIKYIFKDLNPDKNGNTKMNAEEFYKVAEKADFFFYDSVNGSAIKSTSDLIAFAEYLKDLKAVKENMVWGVKPNYYQSADHVADMIEELNKIIHSKPGELTETEYFYLFSKPLSAEKK; from the coding sequence ATGAAAAAGCGAATTATTGTTTGGTTTGCCGCAATACTGATGCTGTCTTTTACATCGGCATGGGCAAAGGGAAGTCAAGAAGCAACAGGTAAAATGGGCCTTAAGAAAATAGGTCAACTGGAATTAAAGTATGCTAAATCTTTTTCTGTAGACTATTATGAACAGGGAATAAAAAAGTATAAGGATGTCGAAGGCCGTGAAGTTTGGTTCGTTCCAAGAGGTAAAACAATAGAGGGAGGAGAAAACCTGAATGTCATTGAAACACCTGTCAAGTCTTTAGTTATCTTATCGACAGTACATGCAACCCTTCTTCGTCCTATCGGAGAGTTGGATAAAGTTACAGGAACATCCGTACAATCCGATACATGGAAAATTCCTGAAATAAAAAAAGGAATGGATGACGGTAAAATAAAATTTGTCGGTAGTAAAAATGCTTTAGACTATGAAATGCTTCATGCATTAAATGCAGACGCCATTTTATTGACTTATGAAAATATGGCAAGAACGCCCGGTATAATTTCCAAGTTTAATGAACTGGGACTTAAATGGATAGGAGTTTCAAATCATCAAGAAGCCGACCCCCGAGCCCGTCTTGAATGGATAAAATTTGCCGGAGAAATAACCGGAAAAGAGAAAGAAGCAAATAAGTATTATGAAAGAGAATTGGCAAAAATAAATGCGGTAGAAGAAATGAACAAAAAATCTGCAAATAAGACTACCTTTGCTTCGGCTTTTATGTCTAAGGATATCTTTTATGTTCGAAATGCAGGAGATTACAATGTAAAAATGTTTGAGATACTTGGAATCAAATATATTTTCAAAGACTTAAATCCCGATAAAAACGGAAACACAAAAATGAATGCTGAAGAATTTTATAAAGTAGCTGAGAAAGCAGACTTCTTCTTTTACGACAGCGTAAACGGAAGTGCTATTAAAAGCACCTCAGATTTAATTGCTTTTGCCGAATATTTAAAAGACCTAAAAGCAGTAAAAGAAAATATGGTTTGGGGAGTTAAGCCTAATTACTATCAAAGTGCAGATCATGTTGCAGATATGATTGAAGAATTAAATAAGATAATTCATTCAAAACCGGGCGAGTTAACCGAAACAGAATATTTCTACTTATTCAGTAAACCGCTTTCTGCAGAAAAAAAATAA
- the cobN gene encoding cobaltochelatase subunit CobN, with translation MNLTGIFYGDSRIFEFKSAIKELKDSEKINLNIFCFDVIKVNSDKNIFQEMCSRLKDSDAVIMHFHGSSAHLQNLETVIRIIKGKKIFFDCSIPEEIRSIMSYSSIKPEEYIRLLTYFKAGGTDQITEFIKLFSNITIGTNYILAPPKERKAIGIYKDGHLLNVDEEQKVLSDIANSNRNIIGLVAHYPFLLNQNMRHVDAIIKELENQGADCLCIIGRLGPQDNDGVLQAMEKYFYFNGKLIIDAIILTTGYTISSYYQNEFKNFIHSCFENFNLSVFQAITSYLSKEEFENSPSGLDIASVSLNIYQPEIDGQIITIPIAASEEIEKDGIVGRVFVPITERVKVLCELVNRFAQLKNKKPQERRVAIILHNYPPRNDLIGSAHGLDTPNSLWNILQFLKEENYNLDFNFLNGQEIIDELIHRGTNEWKWTSPETIWKFKADKVSSKTYEGWYKNLPEFNRSDLKQKWGNPPGLSMLMNEHIVIPGIINGNIYIGLQPARSPEDAVVETYHDTHNPPPHSYLAFYKWIDKIFKADAVIHVGTHGTLEWLPGKEIALSKESYPDINIYSIPHLYIYNLGILGEGMQARRRSHAAILSHLIPSFTDSDTYDYLHEMEEDLEKYEHAKQSAPSQQDTIIQDIFKLADEHSILKDLKIEYEDAIKNPEQNLILIHNWIHKIKNSVVRDGLHIYGKVPEKKRLLQLVRGLSVIGQEDTEGLEDSIIISLGHNPKDIRKNLSDTEKNNFNEYKILEEANRIAEQLINEINEIEFNESFIDRLPFFQNNKSNNSELKKTLKFICREVYPRLIQTDDEKRFLIKGLNGEFILPGLGGNPSRGNIKLLPTGRNFYSINPEEIPSKAAYETGKKLAEIQLKAYYREHKAYPKNIAIIVYSTNTMKTYGEDIGEIFFLMGVRPLYIKNTQTVCGVEVISLEELGRPRIDVTMRISGLFRDSFPNLIFLMDEAVNAVAFLDEDDEMNPIKKNIQETIKKFVDEGIHPDKARDRASVRVFSAPSGTYGAGVANLIESKKWQNFEDLAEAYITWSSHAYSKKFHGEKDTRAFENLLSKTDMTIKNEVSREIDLLDCDDFYNYHGGLIAAVTAKSGKKPYVSVGNTADINIPETMTLDQETARIMRSRILNPKWLEGLKEHSYKGAQEISKVMDNIFGWDATADNVENWMYEDFANTFLFDEDTLNWIRSVNKNAAYQISERLLEANQRKMWDAKPESLEKLKRIFLDMEADLESYGE, from the coding sequence ATGAATTTAACAGGAATATTTTACGGAGACTCCAGAATATTTGAATTTAAATCAGCCATAAAAGAGCTGAAAGACTCTGAGAAAATAAATTTAAATATTTTTTGCTTTGATGTCATAAAAGTAAACTCCGATAAAAACATCTTTCAAGAAATGTGCAGCAGGTTAAAAGATTCAGATGCGGTAATTATGCATTTTCACGGTTCATCCGCTCATTTACAAAACCTCGAAACGGTAATCCGAATTATAAAAGGTAAAAAGATTTTCTTTGATTGTTCAATCCCTGAAGAAATCAGATCAATTATGTCTTACAGTTCTATTAAACCGGAAGAATATATAAGACTGCTCACTTATTTTAAGGCAGGCGGAACGGATCAAATTACAGAGTTTATAAAGTTATTTTCAAACATTACAATAGGAACAAATTATATCTTAGCTCCTCCAAAAGAAAGAAAGGCTATAGGAATATATAAGGACGGACATTTACTTAATGTAGATGAAGAACAAAAAGTATTATCCGATATTGCCAATTCAAACAGAAATATCATAGGCCTTGTTGCACACTATCCTTTTTTGCTCAATCAAAACATGAGACATGTTGATGCTATTATTAAAGAATTAGAAAATCAAGGCGCAGACTGCCTTTGTATTATCGGAAGACTAGGCCCTCAAGATAATGATGGTGTGCTGCAAGCAATGGAAAAATATTTTTATTTTAACGGAAAATTAATTATAGACGCAATAATTTTAACAACGGGATATACCATATCTTCATACTATCAAAATGAATTTAAAAATTTTATTCATTCTTGTTTTGAAAATTTTAATCTTTCGGTATTTCAAGCTATTACAAGCTACCTTTCAAAGGAAGAATTTGAAAACTCACCTTCGGGTTTGGATATAGCCTCTGTATCATTAAACATATATCAACCTGAAATTGACGGACAAATTATTACTATTCCGATAGCTGCTTCCGAAGAAATAGAAAAAGATGGGATTGTAGGGAGAGTCTTCGTACCAATAACAGAACGGGTCAAGGTCCTATGTGAACTTGTAAACAGGTTTGCACAACTAAAAAATAAAAAACCTCAAGAAAGAAGAGTCGCCATTATTTTACACAACTATCCTCCAAGAAACGACCTAATAGGTTCGGCCCATGGATTGGATACGCCGAACTCTTTATGGAATATACTTCAATTTTTAAAAGAAGAAAACTATAACTTAGATTTTAACTTTTTAAACGGGCAGGAAATTATAGATGAATTAATACACAGGGGAACAAATGAATGGAAATGGACATCACCTGAAACAATTTGGAAATTTAAAGCCGATAAAGTGAGTTCTAAAACATATGAGGGCTGGTATAAAAACCTGCCGGAATTCAACCGCAGCGACTTAAAACAAAAATGGGGTAATCCTCCCGGCCTCTCAATGCTCATGAACGAGCATATCGTAATTCCGGGAATTATAAACGGAAATATTTATATCGGGCTTCAACCGGCACGAAGCCCCGAAGATGCAGTTGTAGAAACCTATCACGACACTCACAATCCGCCGCCTCATTCATACTTAGCCTTTTACAAATGGATTGACAAAATTTTTAAGGCAGATGCCGTTATCCATGTGGGAACACACGGCACCTTAGAATGGCTTCCAGGAAAGGAGATAGCCTTATCAAAAGAAAGCTATCCGGACATAAATATTTACTCTATCCCGCATCTTTATATTTATAATTTAGGTATCTTGGGAGAAGGAATGCAGGCAAGAAGACGCTCCCACGCTGCAATTTTAAGTCATTTGATTCCAAGCTTTACCGATTCGGATACCTATGACTACCTCCATGAAATGGAAGAGGACTTAGAAAAATATGAGCATGCCAAACAGTCTGCCCCCTCGCAACAAGATACTATAATACAAGATATTTTCAAACTTGCAGATGAACATTCTATTTTAAAGGATCTAAAAATAGAATATGAGGATGCAATTAAAAATCCGGAGCAAAATCTTATTTTGATTCATAATTGGATTCACAAAATAAAAAACTCCGTAGTAAGAGATGGACTTCACATATATGGAAAAGTGCCTGAAAAAAAGCGTCTCTTGCAATTAGTAAGAGGGTTATCCGTAATCGGACAAGAAGATACGGAGGGCTTAGAAGATTCAATTATAATTTCTTTGGGACATAATCCTAAGGATATCAGAAAAAATTTAAGCGATACCGAAAAAAATAATTTTAATGAATATAAAATTTTAGAAGAAGCAAATAGGATTGCAGAACAATTAATCAATGAAATAAACGAAATAGAATTTAATGAATCATTTATTGATAGGCTGCCTTTTTTTCAAAACAATAAATCTAATAATTCAGAATTAAAGAAAACCCTTAAATTTATTTGCAGGGAAGTATATCCTCGTCTTATACAAACTGATGATGAAAAGCGCTTCCTTATCAAAGGTTTAAACGGAGAATTTATTTTGCCCGGCCTTGGTGGAAATCCAAGCCGAGGTAATATCAAACTTCTTCCCACAGGAAGAAATTTTTATTCGATTAATCCTGAAGAAATTCCAAGCAAGGCTGCATATGAAACAGGAAAAAAATTAGCAGAAATTCAATTAAAGGCATATTATAGAGAACATAAGGCTTACCCTAAAAATATAGCCATAATTGTATATTCCACAAATACAATGAAAACCTATGGGGAGGATATTGGAGAAATATTTTTTCTTATGGGAGTTCGTCCCCTATATATTAAAAACACACAAACCGTATGCGGAGTGGAGGTAATTTCTCTTGAAGAACTAGGACGACCACGAATTGATGTTACAATGCGCATTTCAGGTCTTTTTAGAGACTCCTTTCCTAATTTAATTTTTTTAATGGATGAGGCTGTTAATGCGGTAGCATTTCTTGATGAAGATGATGAGATGAATCCGATTAAAAAAAATATTCAGGAAACAATTAAAAAATTTGTAGATGAAGGGATACATCCGGACAAGGCAAGGGATAGGGCATCGGTAAGAGTTTTTAGTGCTCCTTCAGGAACTTATGGAGCAGGAGTTGCAAATTTAATTGAGTCAAAAAAATGGCAAAACTTTGAAGATCTTGCCGAAGCATATATAACATGGAGCAGCCACGCTTATTCCAAAAAATTTCACGGAGAGAAAGATACAAGAGCCTTTGAAAATCTTTTAAGCAAAACCGATATGACTATCAAAAACGAGGTAAGCCGCGAAATAGATCTTTTGGATTGTGATGATTTTTATAATTATCACGGAGGCCTTATAGCTGCCGTAACAGCAAAGTCTGGAAAAAAGCCCTATGTTTCGGTAGGAAACACTGCCGATATCAATATTCCTGAAACCATGACCTTAGATCAAGAAACCGCCCGTATTATGCGCTCCAGAATTCTTAATCCGAAATGGCTTGAAGGTTTAAAAGAGCACAGCTATAAAGGCGCTCAGGAAATATCCAAGGTTATGGACAACATCTTCGGTTGGGATGCTACAGCAGACAATGTAGAGAACTGGATGTATGAAGATTTTGCAAACACTTTTCTATTTGATGAAGACACATTAAATTGGATAAGATCCGTTAATAAAAATGCAGCCTATCAAATAAGCGAGCGTTTACTTGAAGCAAATCAGCGTAAGATGTGGGATGCCAAACCTGAAAGCCTTGAAAAGTTAAAAAGAATATTTCTTGACATGGAAGCAGACTTGGAATCTTACGGAGAATAA
- a CDS encoding magnesium chelatase subunit D family protein has product MKGFDYPFSLLVGQKKLVRALLVLAVSDKINSLLIAGWKGTGKTIAARSLKNISDMSIVNIPLNITEDNLFGGLDIKASLESGKIKFQHGILDGAENKILYIDEINLFPNEYINTILNVIETGFLQTERDGHSNKKIIESKLIGTMNPEEGFLNNSITDKFSIYVETDSNLNKEERLKILKRNLSLDKEDKITIEALKKEDKILSNKIHDAKKRVNGIKISDSIITKAEALSKEANCLGYRASTYLIHTARALAAIDNHQYITDENFQEAAELVLKHRKNILSETQNKNQIKSDKDNNDKTKSDKNKTAEKPNEKDNQKIESKSRISNNENDATEHNGNNTNNQNGISYKNSDTELADKIFKIKNLLSINEDNSFRKGMGKRNKTRTNELKGKSFGYTRSSQNLHNLAIIPTIKSAALHQIKPKKGIIKINKDDYKFKRRKTRIGASIIFLVDASGSMGAMKRMKETKNTILSLLMDSYQKHDEVSMITFAGTRVEIILPFTRSVLLAKRELQLIPTIGKTPLALGLNKALEYFKIHRLKNKDMIPLLFLITDGRTNHGSVFFDEPIKDALFISKKIKNANIYSVVIDTESGFVKLALAEEVAKNLNARYYQIEDLKPELLTEIVHQNTEYSLSRIDVMEDKR; this is encoded by the coding sequence ATGAAAGGCTTTGATTATCCTTTTAGTCTCCTCGTAGGTCAAAAAAAATTAGTAAGGGCTCTCCTTGTTCTTGCCGTCAGCGATAAAATAAACAGCCTGCTTATAGCCGGATGGAAGGGAACAGGAAAGACCATTGCAGCACGGAGCTTAAAAAATATTTCCGATATGTCCATAGTCAATATCCCGCTCAATATTACGGAAGATAATTTATTTGGCGGACTGGATATTAAAGCAAGCCTTGAATCAGGTAAAATCAAATTTCAGCATGGCATCTTAGATGGAGCCGAAAATAAAATTTTATATATTGATGAGATCAACCTCTTTCCTAACGAATATATCAACACAATATTAAATGTAATAGAAACAGGTTTTCTCCAGACAGAGCGTGATGGACATTCCAATAAAAAAATAATAGAGTCTAAGCTCATAGGCACAATGAATCCTGAAGAAGGATTTTTAAATAACTCGATTACCGACAAATTTTCAATCTATGTAGAAACGGATTCAAATCTAAATAAAGAAGAAAGACTAAAAATATTAAAAAGGAATTTAAGCCTTGATAAAGAAGACAAAATTACAATTGAAGCTCTAAAAAAAGAAGATAAAATTTTATCGAATAAAATTCATGATGCAAAAAAAAGAGTGAACGGAATAAAAATATCGGACTCGATAATTACAAAGGCTGAAGCCCTTAGTAAAGAAGCAAACTGTTTAGGCTACAGGGCAAGCACCTATCTTATACACACGGCAAGAGCTCTGGCAGCCATAGACAATCATCAATATATCACAGACGAAAACTTTCAAGAAGCTGCAGAACTTGTTCTTAAACATAGAAAAAACATCTTATCCGAAACCCAAAATAAAAATCAAATAAAATCGGACAAAGATAACAATGATAAAACAAAATCAGATAAAAATAAAACGGCAGAAAAACCTAATGAAAAAGACAATCAAAAAATAGAATCAAAATCCCGAATTTCGAATAATGAAAACGACGCTACGGAACATAACGGCAATAATACCAATAATCAAAATGGAATAAGCTATAAGAATTCGGATACGGAGCTTGCAGATAAAATTTTTAAGATAAAAAATCTTTTAAGCATTAATGAAGATAATTCTTTTAGAAAGGGTATGGGGAAACGAAATAAAACACGCACCAACGAATTAAAGGGAAAATCCTTCGGCTATACAAGGTCAAGTCAAAATCTTCATAACCTTGCTATTATACCCACAATAAAATCGGCAGCCTTACATCAAATAAAACCGAAAAAAGGCATTATTAAAATAAACAAGGATGATTATAAATTCAAAAGAAGAAAAACCCGTATAGGTGCCTCTATTATTTTTTTGGTAGATGCAAGCGGTTCTATGGGTGCTATGAAGAGGATGAAAGAAACAAAAAACACCATTCTATCTTTATTGATGGATTCTTACCAAAAGCATGATGAGGTTTCTATGATCACTTTTGCAGGAACAAGGGTTGAAATAATACTACCCTTTACAAGAAGCGTTTTACTTGCAAAAAGAGAGTTGCAGCTTATCCCTACAATAGGGAAAACGCCTCTAGCTCTAGGCTTAAACAAGGCTTTGGAATATTTTAAAATACATAGACTAAAAAATAAGGATATGATTCCCCTGCTCTTTTTAATTACGGACGGAAGGACTAATCACGGTTCCGTTTTTTTTGATGAACCTATTAAGGATGCTCTTTTTATTTCAAAAAAAATAAAAAATGCAAATATTTACTCTGTTGTTATAGATACCGAATCAGGTTTTGTAAAACTAGCTCTTGCCGAAGAGGTTGCAAAAAACTTAAATGCAAGATATTACCAAATAGAAGATCTAAAACCGGAACTCTTAACCGAGATTGTGCATCAAAACACAGAATACTCTCTATCTCGGATTGATGTTATGGAGGACAAGCGATGA
- a CDS encoding ATP-binding protein yields the protein MTEKQIFPFVQIEGQEDIKLAIILNLICPAISGVLIRGEKGTGKSTIVRGIGELMQRQGENLKVIELPINATEDRVAGSIDIERVLKTGEKVLQKGILAEADGNILYADEINLLEDYIVDLLLDAAAMGVNTIERDGISYSHSSKFILIGTMNPEEGELRPQLLDRFGLLVDVKSEKDGHLRKEIIKKRLAFENDPVEFINASHKEEKKLISKIKKAQKRLPLIKTTDEILDLVVSLSIGLNVDGHRGDLTLVRAAKAYAAFQERDEVTKDDIIRLAQMVYSHRLRKKPFEEINPLNQADIENILNERL from the coding sequence ATGACTGAAAAACAGATTTTTCCATTTGTACAAATTGAAGGACAGGAAGATATAAAGCTTGCAATAATTTTAAATTTAATATGTCCTGCAATTTCGGGTGTTCTAATCCGTGGAGAAAAAGGAACAGGAAAGTCTACAATTGTGAGAGGAATAGGGGAGCTGATGCAAAGACAGGGAGAAAACCTTAAAGTTATAGAGCTTCCTATAAATGCTACTGAAGACAGAGTCGCCGGCTCAATCGATATTGAAAGAGTTTTAAAAACAGGCGAAAAAGTTCTTCAAAAAGGAATCTTAGCAGAAGCTGACGGTAATATTTTGTATGCGGATGAGATAAATCTCTTGGAAGATTATATAGTCGACCTCTTATTGGATGCGGCCGCCATGGGAGTAAACACAATAGAAAGAGACGGAATATCATACAGCCACTCATCCAAATTTATCCTGATAGGAACAATGAATCCTGAAGAAGGGGAACTAAGGCCTCAGCTTTTAGATCGATTCGGTTTATTGGTCGATGTAAAAAGTGAAAAGGATGGACACTTAAGGAAAGAAATTATAAAAAAAAGACTTGCTTTTGAAAATGATCCTGTGGAATTTATAAACGCCTCTCATAAAGAAGAAAAAAAATTAATATCAAAAATAAAAAAAGCTCAAAAACGCCTTCCTCTTATTAAGACAACGGATGAGATTTTAGATTTAGTTGTAAGCCTTTCTATAGGCTTAAATGTGGACGGCCACAGGGGAGACCTAACCTTAGTTAGAGCCGCCAAGGCCTATGCAGCCTTTCAAGAAAGAGATGAGGTTACAAAAGACGATATTATCCGTTTAGCACAAATGGTATATTCTCATAGGCTTAGGAAAAAGCCCTTTGAAGAAATAAATCCATTAAACCAAGCAGATATTGAGAACATCTTAAATGAAAGGCTTTGA